A stretch of Henckelia pumila isolate YLH828 chromosome 4, ASM3356847v2, whole genome shotgun sequence DNA encodes these proteins:
- the LOC140863118 gene encoding uncharacterized protein isoform X2 — MGSNSSLLVSSKSSSSPSGSSGSMINRTKRKISSLFCGSFTSKSTFELEDCPEKSFVTGTKKIAPVSSDFHNSMVESSSVLSPHMASTSALYENGDSSRRNNSIIDEAFVESSMINLRTSTDQIDFANITESLPFQPGEDLVSENATNCVSTVDAPDDMAEITPLICSAHDQSRSSLSQGLTVSRAASDNLQCHPDVGLDYNYSDLRSLSVVSDSLPRFQFPGDDHSHVTTISSPGFIVSNSDQDLRNVFHLDELSFSSNSLSSSIGEISHESRRNGRRLFWDALSRRSFRRNSESPTILSTGDLADDPPGSHMRWLFDSGGYLDYNGAGYDLDSFSARRHHRSERRRQLRSEISERIIGSGLHEGGRETTLCVSGLHPDGTCSCDSFLTAEESSTLESISRIIMLAEALFEVLNEFHHQSLSLSESLLPLPAPESLVDTFPLKYHKKVNNIERDPDVIFV; from the exons ATGGGTTCGAACAGCAGTCTCTTGGTTTCCTCGAAATCATCATCGTCCCCGAGCGGGTCAAGTGGGTCCATGATCAACCGCACAAAACGCAAAATCTCCTCTTTGTTTTGTGGTTCTTTCACTTCCAAGTCAACCTTTGAG CTAGAGGATTGTCCAGAGAAGTCGTTTGTCACCGGTACCAAAAAAATAGCTCCAGTCAGCAGTGACTTTCATAACTCAATGGTAGAATCATCTTCAGTGTTAAGCCCACACATGGCAAGCACAAGCGCCCTTTATGAGAACGGAGACTCATCTAGAAGAAATAACAGTATTATCGATGAAGCTTTTGTGGAATCATCAATGATAAATCTTCGAACAAGCACAGATCAGATAGATTTCGCCAACATAACAGAATCACTTCCATTTCAG CCTGGTGAAGATTTGGTTTCTGAAAATGCTACAAATTGTGTATCTACTGTTGATGCTCCTGATGACATGGCAGAAATCACGCCTTTGATTTGCTCAGCCCATGATCAATCAAGAAGTAGTCTTTCACAGGGACTCACTGTTTCACGTGCAGCTTCAGACAACCTTCAATGTCATCCAGATGTGGGTTTAGACTACAATTATTCTGATTTAAGGTCTCTTTCTGTAGTTTCTGATTCTTTACCGAGATTTCAATTCCCTGGCGATGACCATTCTCACGTGACAACCATTTCTAGTCCAGGATTTATTGTGTCTAATAGTGATCAGGATTTGAGAAATGTGTTTCATCTTGATGAGCTGAGTTTCTCTTCAAACTCATTATCTAGTAGCATTGGGGAAATTAGCCATGAATCAAGAAGAAACGGTAGGAGGCTATTTTGGGATGCTTTATCAAGACGCAGCTTTAGACGAAATAGCGAATCACCGACCATTTTGTCAACCGGTGATCTTGCTGATGACCCTCCTGGCTCCCATATGAGATGGCTTTTCGATTCAGGTGGTTATCTCGATTATAATGGAGCTGGTTATGATCTTGATTCCTTCAGTGCGAGACGTCATCATAGAAGTGAAAGGAGACGGCAATTGAGATCGGag ATTTCGGAAAGAATTATAGGCAGTGGCCTTCATGAGGGAGGACGGGAAACTACGTTGTGTGTATCCGGACTTCATCCTGATGGTACATGTTCATGCGACTCATTCCTTACGGCTGAAGAGTCCAGTACTCTTGAAAGTATTTCTAGAATAATCATGCTTGCCGAGGCATTATTTGAG GTTTTGAATGAATTTCATCATCAATCTTTGTCACTCTCAGAATCCCTTCTACCACTCCCTGCTCCCGAGTCTCTCGTGGATACCTTTCCTCTCAAGTATCACAAGAAGGTTAATAACATTGAACGTGATCCCG ATGTTATATTTGTTTAG
- the LOC140863118 gene encoding uncharacterized protein isoform X1 yields MGSNSSLLVSSKSSSSPSGSSGSMINRTKRKISSLFCGSFTSKSTFELEDCPEKSFVTGTKKIAPVSSDFHNSMVESSSVLSPHMASTSALYENGDSSRRNNSIIDEAFVESSMINLRTSTDQIDFANITESLPFQPGEDLVSENATNCVSTVDAPDDMAEITPLICSAHDQSRSSLSQGLTVSRAASDNLQCHPDVGLDYNYSDLRSLSVVSDSLPRFQFPGDDHSHVTTISSPGFIVSNSDQDLRNVFHLDELSFSSNSLSSSIGEISHESRRNGRRLFWDALSRRSFRRNSESPTILSTGDLADDPPGSHMRWLFDSGGYLDYNGAGYDLDSFSARRHHRSERRRQLRSEISERIIGSGLHEGGRETTLCVSGLHPDGTCSCDSFLTAEESSTLESISRIIMLAEALFEVLNEFHHQSLSLSESLLPLPAPESLVDTFPLKYHKKVNNIERDPGNVQQCYICLADYEDGDRLRVLPCSHEYHVPCIDKWLKEINRVCPLCRHNVCDGAGECSASNVAIPS; encoded by the exons ATGGGTTCGAACAGCAGTCTCTTGGTTTCCTCGAAATCATCATCGTCCCCGAGCGGGTCAAGTGGGTCCATGATCAACCGCACAAAACGCAAAATCTCCTCTTTGTTTTGTGGTTCTTTCACTTCCAAGTCAACCTTTGAG CTAGAGGATTGTCCAGAGAAGTCGTTTGTCACCGGTACCAAAAAAATAGCTCCAGTCAGCAGTGACTTTCATAACTCAATGGTAGAATCATCTTCAGTGTTAAGCCCACACATGGCAAGCACAAGCGCCCTTTATGAGAACGGAGACTCATCTAGAAGAAATAACAGTATTATCGATGAAGCTTTTGTGGAATCATCAATGATAAATCTTCGAACAAGCACAGATCAGATAGATTTCGCCAACATAACAGAATCACTTCCATTTCAG CCTGGTGAAGATTTGGTTTCTGAAAATGCTACAAATTGTGTATCTACTGTTGATGCTCCTGATGACATGGCAGAAATCACGCCTTTGATTTGCTCAGCCCATGATCAATCAAGAAGTAGTCTTTCACAGGGACTCACTGTTTCACGTGCAGCTTCAGACAACCTTCAATGTCATCCAGATGTGGGTTTAGACTACAATTATTCTGATTTAAGGTCTCTTTCTGTAGTTTCTGATTCTTTACCGAGATTTCAATTCCCTGGCGATGACCATTCTCACGTGACAACCATTTCTAGTCCAGGATTTATTGTGTCTAATAGTGATCAGGATTTGAGAAATGTGTTTCATCTTGATGAGCTGAGTTTCTCTTCAAACTCATTATCTAGTAGCATTGGGGAAATTAGCCATGAATCAAGAAGAAACGGTAGGAGGCTATTTTGGGATGCTTTATCAAGACGCAGCTTTAGACGAAATAGCGAATCACCGACCATTTTGTCAACCGGTGATCTTGCTGATGACCCTCCTGGCTCCCATATGAGATGGCTTTTCGATTCAGGTGGTTATCTCGATTATAATGGAGCTGGTTATGATCTTGATTCCTTCAGTGCGAGACGTCATCATAGAAGTGAAAGGAGACGGCAATTGAGATCGGag ATTTCGGAAAGAATTATAGGCAGTGGCCTTCATGAGGGAGGACGGGAAACTACGTTGTGTGTATCCGGACTTCATCCTGATGGTACATGTTCATGCGACTCATTCCTTACGGCTGAAGAGTCCAGTACTCTTGAAAGTATTTCTAGAATAATCATGCTTGCCGAGGCATTATTTGAG GTTTTGAATGAATTTCATCATCAATCTTTGTCACTCTCAGAATCCCTTCTACCACTCCCTGCTCCCGAGTCTCTCGTGGATACCTTTCCTCTCAAGTATCACAAGAAGGTTAATAACATTGAACGTGATCCCGGTAATGTTCAACA ATGTTATATTTGTTTAGCTGACTATGAAGATGGGGACAGATTAAGAGTTCTTCCATGCAGTCACGAATACCATGTGCCTTGTATTGACAAATGGCTCAAAGAAATTAATAG GGTATGTCCTCTCTGCAGACATAATGTTTGTGATGGTGCTGGTGAATGTTCGGCGTCAAATGTGGCAATACCATCTTGA
- the LOC140860478 gene encoding formyltetrahydrofolate deformylase 1, mitochondrial-like: MFSYDMNSFIIYSGFVFDHAKWPRMQMDEDFLKLSKMFNAMRSVVRVPNLDPKYMISVLALIQSRLITALLICYTDGMAGDGRLNSSSYYISDKLRSYGKYIINSHHGLLPSFKGGSPSKQVQIVRCFQSFH, translated from the exons ATGTTCTCATATGACATGAATTCTTTTATAATTTACAGTGGGTTTGTCTTTGACCATGCTAAATGGCCACGGATGCAAATGGATGAGGATTTCCTAAAGCTGTCAAAAATGTTTAATGCAATGAGATCTGTTGTTCGGGTGCCCAACCTGGATCCTAAATATATGATTTCAGTTTTAGCTTTAATTCAAAGCAG ATTAATCACAGCCTTGTTGATTTGTTACACGGATGGCATGGCAGGCGATGGAAGGCTTAATTCCAGTTCATATTACATCAGTGATAAG TTAAGGAGCTATGGGAAGTATATTATTAACAGTCATCATGGCCTATTGCCCTCTTTCAAGGGAGGGAGTCCATCTAAGCAGGTTCAAATTGTTCGTTGTTTCCAAAGTTTCCATTGA